A section of the Thiohalobacter sp. genome encodes:
- a CDS encoding helix-turn-helix domain-containing protein, producing the protein MATHARTAGADDRARVLTTATLNAARILGLSQAQLARVLGISESTVSRMAAGRHLLKEGSSEWQLAALLVRLFRSLDALMAGD; encoded by the coding sequence ATGGCCACGCACGCCCGTACCGCCGGCGCCGATGACCGCGCGCGGGTTCTGACTACCGCCACCCTCAACGCGGCGCGCATCCTGGGCCTGTCCCAGGCCCAGCTGGCCCGGGTTCTGGGGATCTCCGAGTCGACGGTGTCGCGGATGGCCGCCGGCAGGCATCTATTGAAGGAAGGGAGCAGCGAGTGGCAGCTGGCCGCGCTGCTGGTGCGCCTGTTTCGCAGTCTCGATGCCCTGATGGCCGGCGATG
- the htpX gene encoding protease HtpX, which produces MKRVFLFLATNLAVILVLSVTLRLLGVERILDAQGAGLDINALLVFSAVFGFGGALISLLISKWSAKRMTGARVIETPANATEQWLLQTVATQAEMAGIPMPEVAIYDSPDVNAFATGPSARSALVAVSTGLLQTMRRDEAEAVLAHEVSHVANGDMVTLALIQGVVNTFVIFFSRVIGYLVDRLVFRNERGHGPGFWIATIVAELVLGVLATMIVMWFSRQREFRADAGGAALAGRRKMIAALERLQQAHAPPQLPDQFAAFGINGGGWAHGIKRLFMSHPPLEERIARLAQAA; this is translated from the coding sequence ATGAAACGCGTATTTCTGTTTCTGGCCACCAACCTGGCCGTGATCCTGGTGCTGAGTGTCACCCTGCGCCTGCTCGGCGTGGAACGCATCCTGGATGCGCAGGGGGCGGGACTGGATATCAATGCGCTGCTGGTGTTTTCCGCCGTGTTCGGCTTCGGTGGCGCGCTGATCTCGCTGCTGATTTCCAAGTGGTCGGCCAAGCGCATGACCGGTGCCCGGGTCATCGAGACACCGGCAAACGCCACCGAGCAGTGGCTGCTGCAGACCGTTGCCACCCAGGCCGAGATGGCCGGCATCCCCATGCCCGAGGTGGCCATCTACGACTCCCCCGACGTCAATGCCTTCGCCACCGGACCCTCGGCGCGCAGCGCGCTGGTGGCGGTCAGCACCGGTCTGCTGCAGACCATGCGCCGTGACGAGGCCGAAGCGGTGCTGGCCCATGAGGTGTCGCACGTCGCGAACGGCGACATGGTCACGCTGGCGCTGATCCAGGGCGTGGTCAACACCTTCGTCATCTTTTTCTCGCGGGTGATTGGCTACCTGGTGGACCGCCTGGTGTTTCGCAACGAGCGCGGCCATGGTCCGGGCTTCTGGATCGCCACCATCGTCGCCGAGCTGGTGCTGGGCGTGCTCGCGACCATGATCGTGATGTGGTTCTCCCGCCAGCGCGAATTCCGTGCCGACGCCGGCGGTGCGGCGCTGGCCGGGCGGCGGAAGATGATCGCCGCGCTCGAGCGTCTGCAGCAGGCCCATGCGCCGCCGCAGTTGCCCGACCAGTTCGCGGCGTTCGGCATCAATGGTGGGGGCTGGGCCCACGGCATCAAGCGCCTGTTCATGAGCCACCCGCCGCTTGAGGAACGCATCGCCCGGCTGGCGCAGGCGGCCTGA
- a CDS encoding DUF1015 domain-containing protein, whose product MPLVRPFAGLRPVAGRAADVCAPPYDVLNSAEARERAAGKPWSFLHISKPEIDLPEGTDPYDPAVYAKAAENLARMREEGILVQDETPHYYVYQLQMGDHVQTGLVAAASVKDYDSNRIRKHEFTRPDKEDDRVRQIDALDAQTGPVLLAYRADPELDALLASVTEAPPEVDIEADDGIRHRLWVVSDPALIDDITRRFDAMPALYIADGHHRSASASRVAKARAAANPQHTGEEPYNYFLSVIFPHEQMKILDYNRVVTDLNGLSPEAFLARVSEAFRVTPSEAPVRPEHPGQFGMYLGGQWYRLDIDPTRIPADDPVKRLDVSLLADNLLEPVLGISDPRRDKRIDFVGGIRGLGELEKRVDSCEMAVAFSLFPTPMDALMAVADAGEVMPPKSTWFEPKLADGLVSHLLK is encoded by the coding sequence ATGCCCCTCGTCCGACCCTTTGCCGGCCTGCGCCCCGTGGCGGGTCGCGCCGCCGATGTCTGCGCGCCGCCCTACGATGTCCTCAACAGCGCCGAGGCGCGCGAGCGGGCTGCCGGCAAGCCCTGGAGCTTCCTGCACATTTCCAAGCCGGAGATCGACCTGCCGGAGGGTACGGACCCCTACGATCCGGCCGTGTACGCCAAGGCCGCGGAAAACCTGGCGCGCATGCGCGAGGAAGGCATCCTGGTCCAGGACGAGACGCCGCATTACTACGTCTACCAGCTGCAGATGGGCGATCATGTGCAGACCGGCCTGGTGGCCGCGGCCTCGGTCAAGGACTACGACAGCAACCGCATCCGCAAGCACGAATTCACCCGCCCGGACAAGGAAGACGACCGGGTGCGTCAGATCGACGCCCTCGATGCCCAGACCGGCCCCGTGCTGCTGGCCTACCGTGCCGACCCGGAACTGGACGCCCTGCTGGCCTCGGTCACCGAGGCGCCGCCGGAGGTCGACATCGAGGCCGACGACGGCATCCGTCACCGGCTATGGGTGGTCAGCGATCCGGCCCTGATCGACGACATCACCCGCCGCTTCGACGCCATGCCCGCCCTGTACATCGCCGACGGCCATCACCGCTCTGCCTCCGCCTCGCGGGTGGCCAAGGCACGCGCCGCCGCCAATCCGCAGCACACCGGCGAGGAGCCCTACAACTATTTCCTCTCCGTCATCTTCCCCCACGAGCAGATGAAGATCCTCGACTACAACCGGGTGGTCACCGATCTCAACGGCCTCAGCCCGGAGGCATTCCTGGCCCGCGTGTCCGAGGCCTTCCGTGTGACTCCCAGCGAGGCGCCGGTGCGGCCCGAACACCCCGGCCAGTTCGGCATGTACCTCGGCGGCCAGTGGTACCGCCTGGACATCGACCCGACGCGGATTCCCGCCGACGACCCGGTCAAGCGCCTGGACGTCAGCCTGCTCGCCGACAACCTGCTGGAACCGGTACTGGGCATCAGCGATCCCCGTCGCGACAAGCGCATCGACTTCGTCGGCGGCATCCGCGGCCTCGGCGAACTGGAGAAGCGCGTCGACAGCTGCGAGATGGCAGTCGCCTTCTCGCTTTTCCCCACCCCCATGGATGCCCTCATGGCCGTGGCCGACGCCGGCGAGGTGATGCCGCCCAAGTCGACCTGGTTCGAGCCCAAGCTGGCCGACGGGCTGGTATCGCATTTACTTAAATGA
- a CDS encoding adenylate/guanylate cyclase domain-containing protein, protein MPRPIEPAREGTLSRLWLRVAGRLPITHKLSLAISFLMVACIGMLSVLIVQNQTRILRTQIDRLGTTVAAQMARSVAEPILADDKLALGVLVTNLAADENVLGTAVLGADGQVLATAGILPRQLDSMPLEQLNRLEWTPEAGTLNTRNLILYSQPVRVRDLVAGHVLVALNGTEWDAAARNALGSIAGVSLVVLLIGGALTVWMSRRLSRPIYELIDASEALHDGRYDVRFPEHRNDELGNLMARFNRFAEDLARKHHAERTLSRYLSPRLAETLLTGSPTELGGQRVEASVLFADIVGFTGMAEGMNPEEVAELLNRYFAHFVRASELTHGLVDKYIGDCVMLVFGVPQSDPEHAFHAVTCALAIQRLVARENAEREARGQTPVRFRLGLNAGEMLAGNMGSQERMEYTVLGDSVNLASRLSAAAEGGQILVTEAFYQRPEIRDRVVARKHRAIRLKGISRPVDTYLITGLTAPYREVFEHQVDQIWWRDLRRSA, encoded by the coding sequence TTGCCTCGACCGATCGAGCCTGCCCGCGAGGGCACCCTGTCGCGACTCTGGCTGCGCGTCGCCGGACGGCTCCCCATCACCCACAAGCTGTCGCTGGCCATCTCCTTCCTGATGGTGGCCTGCATCGGCATGCTGTCGGTGCTCATCGTCCAGAACCAGACCCGCATCCTGCGCACCCAGATCGACCGCCTCGGCACCACGGTCGCTGCCCAGATGGCACGCTCGGTGGCCGAACCCATCCTCGCCGACGACAAGCTGGCGCTGGGCGTGCTGGTGACCAACCTGGCCGCGGACGAGAATGTGCTGGGCACCGCCGTGCTGGGCGCCGACGGGCAGGTGCTGGCCACCGCGGGCATCCTCCCCCGGCAGCTCGACAGCATGCCGCTGGAACAGCTCAACCGGCTGGAATGGACGCCCGAGGCCGGCACCCTCAACACCCGCAACCTGATCCTCTACAGCCAGCCGGTACGGGTGCGCGACCTGGTCGCCGGCCATGTGCTGGTGGCGCTCAACGGCACCGAGTGGGACGCCGCCGCGCGCAACGCGCTGGGCTCCATCGCCGGCGTCAGCCTGGTGGTGCTGCTGATCGGCGGCGCGCTGACGGTCTGGATGAGCCGTCGCCTGTCGCGCCCCATCTACGAACTGATCGATGCCAGCGAGGCGCTGCACGACGGCCGCTACGATGTCCGCTTCCCCGAGCACCGCAACGACGAACTGGGCAACCTGATGGCGCGCTTCAACCGTTTCGCCGAGGACCTGGCCCGCAAGCACCACGCCGAACGCACGCTCTCGCGCTATCTGTCGCCGCGTCTGGCCGAGACCCTGCTCACCGGCTCGCCGACCGAACTCGGCGGCCAGCGGGTGGAGGCCAGCGTGCTCTTTGCCGACATCGTCGGCTTCACCGGCATGGCCGAGGGCATGAACCCCGAGGAAGTCGCCGAGCTACTCAACCGCTACTTCGCCCACTTCGTGCGCGCCAGCGAGCTGACCCACGGGCTGGTCGACAAGTACATCGGCGACTGCGTGATGCTGGTGTTCGGCGTACCCCAGTCCGATCCCGAGCATGCCTTCCATGCCGTAACCTGCGCCCTGGCCATCCAGCGCCTGGTGGCGCGCGAGAATGCCGAGCGCGAGGCACGCGGCCAGACGCCCGTGCGCTTCCGGCTGGGCCTCAACGCCGGCGAAATGCTGGCGGGCAACATGGGCAGCCAGGAACGCATGGAGTACACGGTGCTCGGCGACTCGGTGAACCTGGCCTCGCGCCTCTCCGCCGCCGCCGAGGGGGGGCAGATCCTGGTTACCGAGGCCTTCTACCAGCGCCCGGAAATCCGCGACCGGGTGGTGGCGCGCAAGCACCGCGCCATCCGCCTCAAGGGCATCAGCCGCCCCGTGGATACCTATCTCATCACCGGCCTGACTGCCCCCTATCGCGAGGTCTTCGAACACCAGGTGGACCAGATCTGGTGGCGGGACCTGCGCCGCAGCGCATGA